The Blastopirellula sediminis sequence TCGGATCGAGATCGATCGTCACGATACGACCATCCTCCGGCATGTTCGCCGCCATGGTGAGCGTAGAGCCTCCCATGAACGTGCCGAACTCGACGATCAGCCGCGGCTGCAGCATTTTGATCAAGGCGCCCAGGGTCAGCAATTCATGCTCGGGCATCGCCCACTTATGCGAGCGAATCAAACGGGGAAGCATCACGACTTCCGCTTGATCGGCGCCGGGGAAGAGCTCGGAGAGGGAAGCTTCGGGGACGATAAAGGGGACATGATCCGGAACATTCCGGTTGCCCGCTGCGGTCGGCCTTACGGTGGTCGCAGCCTTCGGCGCTTCCACTGGTTTCGGCGAGGCTTTCGACAGCCGTTTCGCAATGGATCGCTGAAGTCGTCCCGCAAATCGCTTAAGTCCCACAGATTGCCCTCCTGGCATCTTGGTTGAATTTCCTTCCTTGGCGGCAAATCAGCGGGCAGTTTAGACCAATGATTCGGCGCATCACAAGAGCAGTTTCACTGCCTGTCGCTAATGCGCAAAGGCTTGAAAAGCCATTTTTTACCCTGTTTTTTGGGTCGAATGACTTCCCTGGTCGACGCTCGATCCATCGTGCGGCAAACCGTTGAAGCGCCTTCTGCGCAAGCCTGGTTACGCGATTACGCCGCTTGGCGATCTTGCACCACTTCTTCGCGATACAGTTCGTAGTAGGTCTGGCTCCGTTTGAGCAGTTCCTCGTGCGAGCCGATCGCTTCGACTTGCCCGGCGTTCATCACGATGATCCGATCAGCTAACTCCAACGCCGCCGGGCGATGCGTAATCAAAATCGCCGTGCTATCACCGACGCAGCGTTCAAACGCGGCGTGAATCTGGCGTTCGCTCTCCAGGTCGATTTGGCTGGTAGCTTCGTCGAAGATGAAGATGTCCGGATTTTTGAGGAGGGCCCGAGCGATCGCGATCCGCTGGCGCTGGCCGCCAGAGAGGGAGGAGCCAAGTTCGCCGCAGTTCGATTTGTAGCCATGCGACGTATGGGTGTGAACGAATGTGTCGACTTCCGCCAGCTTTCCGGCGGCGGCGACTTCTTCATCGGTGGCGCTCAGTCGGCCATACCGGATGTTCTCTTGAATCGAGTCGTTAAAGAGCACCGTGTTCTGGTTGACGAGCCCAATTCGGCTCCGCAGATCTTTCTGCGTCGCATCGCGAATGTCGATGCCGCCGATCGTAACGGCGCCTTCGTCGGGATCGTAAAACCGCAGCATCAGATTGATCAGCGTGCTCTTGCCGCAACCGTTCGGGCCGACGATTGCGACCTTTTCGCCCCGGCGAATCGTCAGGTTCATGTCGTTCAAGACCGAGACGTTTTGGTTGTAGCGGAACGAAACGTCTTTGAAGCAAATGTCGCCATCTTGCAGGGGAACCGGGTTTTCGGGGTCTTTGATCGCTGGTTCCGCGGCCAGGACCGAAAAGACCCGTTCCGCGCCGGCGGTGCCGGCCTGAATCGAACCGAATACGTCCCCAAGTTTACGAATCGGGTCGGCGGCTGCGATCAGGGCGGCGTAAAAGGTCATGATTCCGCCAAAGTCCATCGCTTTGTCGGCCAGTTTAATGCCGAAAATGTGGGTCGCCTGGTTCAAGACCAGGTAACCGCCGGCGACCAGCGACAAGCAGACCATGCCGATGCCGAGCAATTCGTTGTTCGAGCGAATCAGCGATCCATAGATCTCCAATTTCATCTGCTGACGGAAGACCGCTTCGGTCTTCTCAAAGAACCGTTTGTTTTCAAGTTCTTCGTTGCCGAACGCTTTGACGACC is a genomic window containing:
- a CDS encoding ABC transporter ATP-binding protein — encoded protein: MRYLNKAIWLAWRDFKWSIIISVLSSLMVGVLWGANVGAVYPFAEVIFKGDNLHQWIARETEACETGIREGEAKIAAMKAENASSGEIYSQEQAVEGWRNRLKSVEKTRPWIEKYAPTSPFNTLLGIVAFLLIGTALKCFFLAISTILMARAAFRTSRSLQRQFFAKMLDLQLGKSRRDDTGDSATRVGGDINAIGNAISILLGKSLREPAKMIACIALAAYINWRLLLLSLLVCPLAAYLLMTLAKSIKRTSVRVMEANGRVIGFFLQINNGFQVVKAFGNEELENKRFFEKTEAVFRQQMKLEIYGSLIRSNNELLGIGMVCLSLVAGGYLVLNQATHIFGIKLADKAMDFGGIMTFYAALIAAADPIRKLGDVFGSIQAGTAGAERVFSVLAAEPAIKDPENPVPLQDGDICFKDVSFRYNQNVSVLNDMNLTIRRGEKVAIVGPNGCGKSTLINLMLRFYDPDEGAVTIGGIDIRDATQKDLRSRIGLVNQNTVLFNDSIQENIRYGRLSATDEEVAAAGKLAEVDTFVHTHTSHGYKSNCGELGSSLSGGQRQRIAIARALLKNPDIFIFDEATSQIDLESERQIHAAFERCVGDSTAILITHRPAALELADRIIVMNAGQVEAIGSHEELLKRSQTYYELYREEVVQDRQAA